From one Desmodus rotundus isolate HL8 chromosome X, HLdesRot8A.1, whole genome shotgun sequence genomic stretch:
- the NAP1L2 gene encoding nucleosome assembly protein 1-like 2: MSKSADHKEFLESRQEEAGNKVMVEGLGKLLESGENAAARPGDDGESGEEAASWPGEEGRKYEDAAGSGEGGVKSEDADEDSDPDCPKGLIGYLLDTDFVESLPVKVKYRVLALKKLQTRVANLESKFLREFHGIERKFAEMYQPLLEKRRQIINAIYEPTEEECEYKSDYEDYDDEEMYDEEEMCGNEEGLVREYMDEDDGYEEDYYDYAVKGEEEEDDGDDDDDDDDDEDDDIKATGEDNKEEDPKGIPDFWLTVLKNVDTVTPLIKKYDEPILKLLTDIKVKLSDPGEPLSFTLEFHFKPNEYFKNALLTKTYVLKSRLAYYDPHPYRGTAIEYCTGCEIDWNEGKNVTLKTIKKKQKHRIWGTIRTVTEHFPKDSFFNFFTPYGISSNGKDGNDDFLLGHNLRTYIIPRSVLFFSGDALESQQEGVVREVNDEIYDKIIYDNWMAAIEEVKTCCKNLGAMVEDIDR; the protein is encoded by the coding sequence atgtcCAAGTCAGCCGACCACAAGGAATTTTTAGAGTCCAGGCAAGAGGAGGCTGGTAATAAGGTGAtggtggaggggctggggaaaCTGCTGGAGAGCGGTGAAAATGCTGCAGCTCGGCCTGGAGATGATGGGGAGAGCGGCGAAGAAGCCGCCTCTTGgcctggggaagaagggagaaaatatgAAGATGCTGCTGGGTCTGGGGAAGGCGGGGTAAAAAGTGAAGACGCAGATGAGGACTCAGATCCAGACTGTCCAAAAGGACTTATTGGTTATCTTTTAGATACAGACTTTGTTGAAAGTCTACCTGTCAAAGTTAAGTACCGTGTGTTAGCCCTCAAAAAGCTTCAAACTAGAGTGGCGAATCTAGAATCCAAATTCCTGAGGGAATTTCATGGAATTGAGAGAAAGTTTGCTGAAATGTATCAGCCCTTGTTGGAAAAAAGACGTCAGATCATCAACGCAATCTATGAGCCTACAGAAGAGGAATGTGAATATAAATCAGACTATGAGGACTATGATGATGAGGAGATGTATGATGAGGAAGAAATGTGTGGTAATGAAGAGGGTCTGGTACGTGAATACATGGATGAGGATGATGGTTATGAGGAAGATTATTATGATTATGCTGttaagggggaggaggaggaggatgacgGTGACGATGACGacgatgatgatgacgacgaagATGATGACATCAAGGCTACTGGGGAAGATAATAAAGAAGAAGATCCTAAAGGAATTCCTGATTTTTGGCTGACTGTCTTAAAAAATGTTGACACGGTCACTCCTTTGATTAAGAAATATGATGAGCCTATTCTGAAGCTCCTAACAGATATTAAAGTGAAGCTTTCAGATCCTGGTGAGCCTCTCAGTTTCACACTAGAGTTTCACTTCAAACctaatgaatatttcaaaaatgcgCTGTTGACAAAGACCTATGTACTGAAGTCAAGGCTAGCATATTATGATCCCCATCCCTATAGGGGAACTGCGATTGAGTATTGCACAGGCTGTGAGATAGAttggaatgaaggaaagaatgtcACTTTGAAAACcatcaaaaagaaacagaaacatcggATCTGGGGAACAATCCGAACTGTCACTGAACATTTCCCCAAGGATtcattcttcaatttctttactCCTTATGGAATCAGTTCAAATGGAAAGGATGGAAACGATGATTTTTTACTTGGTCACAATTTACGTACTTACATAATCCCAAGATCAGTATTATTTTTCTCAGGTGATGCACTTGAATCTCAGCAGGAGGGGGTAGTTAGGGAAGTTAACGATGAAATTTATGACAAAATTATTTATGATAATTGGATGGCTGCAATTGAGGAGGTTAAAACCTGTTGCAAAAACCTTGGGGCAATGGTAGAAGACATTGATCGCTAA